The Streptomyces europaeiscabiei genome window below encodes:
- a CDS encoding glycosyl hydrolase 115 family protein, whose product MTAVGVAPLLPGVLPSPARAVSSDDAAGFPLLRDGVVVDLFVDPAADPAVSRAAGDLQADMERVGGVRPRLLRALPQEASLLVLVGTIGASPAIDRLIADRRLDVSRVKGRWEASVTQVVDRPLPGVERALVIAGSDRRGTVYGVYDTSERIGVSPWHWWADVPVERRDTVTVPSGTQKRYEPSVRYRGIFINDEQNLTTWSHRMQEPDKHIGPETYRRVFELLLRLKANYLWPAMHPYSDFFNKHRANPELADHYGIVVGSSHPEAMLRNGVHEWDPWAKDHPAADGSLPVYDYTVNPAVISDYWRARARQNAGYESSWTLGMRGLHDSALETKHATTLAEKVVVMNDIIADQRRLLAEEVGTAAEPQIFIPYKEVLDLYNAGVQVPDDVTLIWPDDNHGNMRQLPDEAERRRPGGNGIYYHLSYWGRPKSYLWLDTTQLAKIWQELRRVHEHGADRMWIFNVGDIKSIETGLSFSMDMAWDVDRWNADEVEGFLVEWAGRQFGHRHGAEIAAIRTEYYRLAAELRPEFVARGLLSVVHHGDEAGRRMSAYDRLLQRVRALGAKLPEAYRDAFYELVEYPVHGAYLMNLKFYWAERNALAVRQGRGAGTNRFADLSDAAHAEEAAITRRYNTEVAGGKWNGIVNPYPSQIPKAPGRPSVTRVARKETSGLGVAAEGNETGTGRPLSFSSYTRDRRFVDVFNTGFLPLDWAAEASHPWVRLSTSGGTMTEQTRVSVEIDWERVPEGAHEATVTVTGAGNRFDVPLRVLNDGRRARRRARGFVEAHGYVSIDAAHHDHRVARGGARWRTVRGLGRRTAAMEAAPSTAAPITEEFTTRAPELSYRVRFAGTGDFRVTVFRLPSLDERGRRRVALALDDQPVAVLAGQAVATGNRGDAWARNVEDGIEKLTTTVTVTEPGEHVLRLFMVDPAIAVDQIVIDTGGLPVTYLAPPESYHHSFNADPVPEDAPGLPGTPGR is encoded by the coding sequence CCGGGGATCTCCAGGCGGACATGGAGCGGGTCGGCGGGGTGCGTCCGCGGCTGCTGCGCGCCCTGCCCCAGGAGGCCTCACTCCTTGTCCTGGTGGGCACCATCGGCGCGAGCCCGGCCATCGACCGGCTCATCGCGGACCGGCGGCTGGACGTCTCCCGGGTGAAGGGCCGTTGGGAGGCGTCCGTGACCCAGGTCGTGGACCGCCCGCTGCCCGGCGTGGAACGCGCCCTGGTGATCGCCGGCAGCGACCGGCGCGGCACCGTCTACGGCGTCTACGACACCTCGGAGCGCATCGGGGTGTCGCCGTGGCACTGGTGGGCCGACGTTCCGGTCGAACGCCGCGACACGGTGACGGTCCCGTCGGGCACGCAGAAGCGGTACGAGCCGTCCGTCCGCTACCGGGGCATCTTCATCAACGACGAGCAGAACCTCACCACCTGGTCCCACCGGATGCAGGAACCGGACAAGCACATCGGCCCCGAAACCTACCGACGCGTCTTCGAGCTGCTGCTCCGCCTCAAGGCCAACTACCTGTGGCCCGCCATGCATCCGTACTCCGACTTCTTCAACAAACACCGCGCGAACCCCGAACTGGCCGACCACTACGGCATCGTCGTCGGATCCAGCCACCCCGAGGCCATGCTGCGCAACGGCGTCCACGAATGGGACCCCTGGGCCAAGGATCACCCGGCCGCCGACGGCAGCCTGCCGGTGTACGACTACACGGTGAACCCCGCTGTCATCTCGGACTACTGGCGGGCGAGGGCGCGGCAGAACGCCGGCTACGAGAGCAGCTGGACCCTGGGGATGCGCGGTCTGCACGACAGCGCGCTGGAGACGAAGCACGCCACCACCCTCGCGGAGAAGGTCGTGGTGATGAACGACATCATCGCGGACCAGCGCCGCCTTCTGGCCGAGGAGGTGGGCACCGCGGCCGAACCGCAGATCTTCATCCCGTACAAGGAGGTCCTGGACCTGTACAACGCGGGTGTCCAGGTGCCCGACGACGTCACGCTGATCTGGCCGGACGACAACCACGGCAACATGCGCCAACTGCCCGACGAGGCCGAGCGGCGGCGACCGGGCGGCAACGGCATCTACTACCACCTCTCCTACTGGGGCCGCCCCAAGAGCTATCTGTGGCTGGACACCACCCAACTCGCCAAAATCTGGCAGGAGTTGCGTCGGGTGCACGAGCACGGCGCCGACCGTATGTGGATCTTCAACGTGGGAGACATCAAGTCGATCGAGACCGGGCTGTCCTTCTCCATGGACATGGCCTGGGACGTGGACCGGTGGAACGCCGACGAGGTGGAGGGCTTCCTCGTCGAATGGGCCGGGCGGCAGTTCGGGCACCGCCACGGCGCGGAGATCGCCGCGATCCGCACCGAGTACTACCGCCTCGCGGCGGAGCTGCGGCCGGAGTTCGTCGCCCGCGGTCTGCTCTCCGTGGTCCACCACGGCGACGAGGCGGGCCGCCGGATGTCCGCGTACGACCGCCTCCTGCAGCGGGTCCGCGCGCTCGGCGCCAAGCTGCCGGAGGCCTACCGTGACGCCTTCTACGAACTGGTCGAATACCCGGTCCACGGCGCCTACTTGATGAACCTGAAGTTCTACTGGGCGGAGCGCAACGCACTCGCGGTCCGTCAGGGGCGCGGGGCCGGCACGAACCGTTTCGCGGACCTGTCCGACGCCGCCCACGCCGAGGAGGCGGCGATCACCAGGCGCTACAACACCGAGGTGGCCGGCGGAAAGTGGAACGGGATCGTCAACCCCTACCCCTCGCAGATCCCCAAGGCGCCGGGCCGTCCGAGCGTCACCAGGGTCGCCCGGAAGGAGACCTCGGGTCTGGGCGTGGCGGCCGAGGGCAACGAGACCGGCACCGGGCGGCCGCTGTCCTTCTCCTCCTACACCCGTGACCGGCGCTTCGTCGACGTGTTCAACACCGGCTTCCTCCCCCTGGACTGGGCCGCGGAGGCGAGCCACCCCTGGGTACGGCTGAGCACCTCCGGCGGCACGATGACCGAACAGACCCGGGTGTCGGTGGAGATCGACTGGGAGCGGGTGCCCGAGGGCGCACACGAAGCCACGGTGACCGTCACCGGTGCAGGCAACAGGTTCGACGTACCCCTACGGGTGCTCAACGACGGGAGGCGGGCGCGCCGGCGGGCGCGCGGCTTCGTCGAGGCCCACGGGTATGTCTCGATAGACGCCGCGCACCACGACCACCGGGTGGCGCGCGGCGGGGCCCGTTGGCGGACGGTACGCGGGCTCGGCCGCCGTACGGCCGCCATGGAGGCGGCGCCTTCGACGGCAGCCCCGATCACCGAGGAGTTCACCACTCGGGCACCGGAGTTGAGCTACCGAGTCCGTTTCGCCGGCACCGGGGACTTCCGGGTCACCGTCTTCAGGCTCCCCTCCCTCGACGAACGCGGCCGTCGCCGGGTCGCCCTGGCCCTCGACGACCAGCCGGTCGCCGTCCTGGCGGGACAGGCCGTCGCCACGGGCAACCGCGGCGACGCGTGGGCCCGCAACGTCGAGGACGGCATCGAGAAACTGACCACCACCGTGACAGTCACCGAACCCGGCGAACACGTCCTGCGGCTCTTCATGGTCGATCCCGCGATCGCCGTGGACCAGATCGTCATCGACACCGGCGGGCTGCCCGTCACCTACCTCGCGCCGCCGGAGAGCTACCACCACTCCTTCAACGCCGATCCCGTGCCGGAGGACGCGCCGGGGCTGCCGGGCACGCCGGGCCGGTAG
- a CDS encoding IS3 family transposase, whose protein sequence is MRSELTTRLVRAGVHASMGSVGDSYDNALAEHVWMLIKTECIRDRAFATRAEANLALFEYIDGFYDSRRIQKRLGYLSPVEFEEKHYADQATTERTNLKPRQPALNS, encoded by the coding sequence GTGCGGAGTGAACTGACAACTCGCCTGGTGCGTGCGGGAGTTCACGCGTCCATGGGCTCGGTCGGGGACTCGTACGATAACGCTCTCGCGGAGCATGTGTGGATGCTGATCAAGACGGAGTGCATCCGCGACCGCGCCTTCGCGACCAGGGCCGAGGCGAACCTCGCGCTCTTCGAGTACATCGACGGCTTCTATGACTCCCGGCGCATCCAGAAACGGCTCGGCTACCTCAGCCCGGTCGAGTTCGAGGAGAAGCACTACGCCGACCAGGCAACGACCGAACGAACGAACCTGAAACCCCGTCAACCCGCCCTGAACAGCTGA
- a CDS encoding transposase: MQGIGLRPKVHVSADGSGVIGHAGARLLADLADATGLSAAYSAVLRPLRPRGTGHDPGRIATDLAVMLADGGEAIADLAVLRDQPAVLGPAASTPTAWRLLAYVDDSALASLASARARAREVAWLQAAEHGEGIPAVRAAGRMLPGLVLDLDATLVTCHSEKEQAAPPYKGGFGFHPLLCFLARGGGAKTSSPAMLARLAGHATGWHDGTSRGGLSLPGAGRRGPLRPSRTRMLAFSSHGLLLWLIWVHGVRAGTEPPPGEVSPLPGPAVADGRTRRASRLSTRGSAAARTPAGLTTPTAPMMDPWRW, from the coding sequence GTGCAGGGTATCGGGTTGCGTCCCAAGGTCCATGTCAGTGCCGATGGTTCGGGGGTGATCGGGCATGCCGGGGCGCGGCTGCTGGCGGATCTCGCTGATGCCACCGGTCTGAGCGCCGCGTACTCCGCCGTCCTCAGGCCGCTTCGGCCGCGCGGGACCGGACATGATCCGGGCCGGATCGCCACCGACCTTGCGGTGATGCTCGCCGACGGTGGTGAGGCCATCGCGGATCTGGCCGTACTGCGGGACCAGCCAGCAGTCTTGGGCCCTGCCGCCTCGACACCGACGGCCTGGCGGCTGCTCGCCTATGTTGACGACAGTGCCCTCGCCTCGCTGGCTTCCGCCCGTGCCCGGGCCCGGGAAGTCGCCTGGCTGCAGGCCGCCGAGCACGGTGAGGGCATACCCGCGGTTCGGGCCGCGGGACGCATGCTGCCCGGTCTGGTCCTGGACCTCGACGCCACGCTGGTCACCTGCCATTCCGAGAAAGAGCAGGCCGCTCCACCCTATAAGGGCGGCTTCGGGTTCCACCCGCTGCTGTGCTTCCTGGCGAGGGGCGGCGGCGCAAAGACATCGTCGCCCGCCATGCTCGCCCGGCTCGCGGGGCACGCGACTGGCTGGCACGACGGCACATCGCGCGGCGGGCTGTCGCTGCCAGGAGCCGGCCGCCGGGGCCCGCTCCGGCCCTCCCGCACACGGATGTTGGCGTTTTCCAGCCACGGTCTGTTGCTGTGGCTGATTTGGGTGCATGGTGTGAGGGCGGGTACCGAGCCACCTCCGGGTGAGGTGTCCCCTCTGCCGGGTCCTGCCGTCGCCGACGGCAGAACCCGCCGCGCCTCCCGGCTCTCCACGCGAGGGTCTGCGGCTGCCCGCACTCCGGCGGGCCTCACCACGCCCACAGCGCCCATGATGGATCCATGGCGATGGTGA